In Pelmatolapia mariae isolate MD_Pm_ZW linkage group LG2, Pm_UMD_F_2, whole genome shotgun sequence, one DNA window encodes the following:
- the sox3 gene encoding transcription factor Sox-3 translates to MYNMMETELKTPLPQSNSGSAPGAKNNSASDQERVKRPMNAFMVWSRGQRRKMAQENPKMHNSEISKRLGADWKLLTDSEKRPFIDEAKRLRAMHMKEHPDYKYRPRRKTKTLLKKDKYSLPGGLLAPGTNPVNNAVSVGQRMDGYAHMNGWTNSAYSLMPDQLPYPQHHSMNSPQIQQMHRYEMAGLQYPMMSSAQTYMNAASTYSMSPAYTQQTTSAMGLSSMASVCKTEPSSPPPAITSHSQRACLGDLRDMISMYLPPGGDSAEHSSLQSSRLHSVHPHYQTAGTGVNGTLPLTHI, encoded by the coding sequence ATGTATAACATGATGGAAACCGAGCTCAAGACCCCGCTCCCGCAGTCCAACTCGGGCTCGGCGCCGGGCGCAAAGAACAACAGTGCCAGCGACCAGGAGCGGGTAAAGCGGCCGATGAACGCCTTCATGGTCTGGTCCCGGGGTCAGCGGAGAAAGATGGCTCAAGAAAACCCTAAAATGCACAACTCTGAAATCAGCAAGCGCCTCGGTGCTGACTGGAAACTTCTGACCGACAGTGAAAAGAGGCCATTCATCGACGAGGCCAAGCGTCTACGGGCTATGCACATGAAGGAGCACCCGGATTATAAATACCGTCCCCGCAGGAAGACCAAGACCTTGCTCAAGAAAGACAAGTATTCTTTGCCCGGGGGACTGTTGGCGCCAGGAACCAACCCCGTCAACaacgctgtgtcagtggggcaGCGAATGGACGGATACGCGCACATGAACGGGTGGACAAACAGTGCGTACTCCCTCATGCCGGACCAGCTGCCCTACCCTCAGCATCACAGCATGAACAGCCCACAGATTCAGCAGATGCACCGGTACGAGATGGCAGGCCTGCAGTACCCGATGATGTCTTCGGCGCAGACCTACATGAACGCAGCTTCCACATACAGCATGTCTCCAGCGTACACGCAGCAGACCACCAGCGCCATGGGACTGAGCTCCATGGCGTCAGTGTGCAAGACCGAGCCGAGCTCACCACCGCCGGCCATCACGTCCCACTCTCAGAGGGCGTGTTTGGGGGACCTGAGGGATATGATAAGCATGTACCTGCCTCCCGGCGGGGATAGCGCAGAGCATTCATCCCTGCAGAGCAGCCGGTTACACAGCGTCCATCCGCACTATCAGACCGCGGGGACTGGCGTTAATGGAACGCTACCTCTCACCCACATCTGA